One region of Niallia sp. Man26 genomic DNA includes:
- a CDS encoding siderophore ABC transporter substrate-binding protein, translating to MKKKLSILFIALVMAVLAACGNTSTSSSSSDNEKAAEPITVKHDLGETKVDPNPKKVVVFDMGILDTLDKLGVEVAGVPQDSLPEYLSKYSDSKYTNVGGLKEPDLEAISELAPDVIFISGRQSAAYEDLSEIAPTVYVGVDTTKYMESFKSNMELVGQIFGKEDAVKEELANIDETISALNDKAKAVEGKSLVVLVNDGSVSAYGSGSRFGIIHDVFGLAQADEKIEASTHGQSISFEYIAEKNPEYLFVVDRGAVVGGESSAEKVLDNELVNGTDAAKDGHIIYLNPNYWYLSGGGLISTEEMAKEIDAGISK from the coding sequence TTGAAGAAAAAACTATCTATATTATTCATAGCATTAGTTATGGCAGTATTAGCAGCTTGCGGCAATACTTCTACAAGCAGCAGTTCATCTGATAATGAAAAAGCAGCAGAACCAATTACAGTAAAACATGATTTAGGCGAAACAAAAGTTGATCCAAATCCAAAAAAAGTGGTTGTATTTGATATGGGTATCTTAGACACATTAGACAAACTTGGTGTAGAAGTAGCAGGTGTTCCACAAGACAGCCTTCCAGAGTATCTTTCAAAGTACAGTGACAGCAAATATACAAATGTCGGTGGACTTAAAGAGCCAGACTTAGAGGCAATAAGCGAATTGGCTCCAGATGTTATCTTTATTTCAGGCAGACAATCAGCAGCATATGAAGACTTAAGCGAAATTGCGCCAACTGTTTATGTGGGTGTTGATACGACTAAATATATGGAATCATTTAAGAGCAATATGGAACTAGTTGGACAAATCTTCGGTAAAGAAGATGCAGTAAAAGAAGAATTAGCAAATATTGATGAAACAATTTCAGCATTAAACGATAAAGCGAAGGCAGTAGAAGGTAAATCATTAGTAGTATTAGTAAATGACGGCAGTGTGAGTGCGTATGGATCTGGATCAAGATTCGGAATCATTCATGACGTATTTGGATTGGCTCAAGCAGACGAAAAAATTGAGGCTTCAACACATGGACAAAGCATTTCCTTTGAGTATATCGCAGAAAAGAACCCAGAATATCTATTTGTTGTAGATAGAGGCGCTGTTGTCGGCGGAGAATCCTCTGCAGAAAAAGTATTGGATAACGAGCTAGTTAACGGTACTGATGCAGCTAAAGACGGTCATATCATCTACTTAAATCCTAACTATTGGTACCTTTCTGGCGGTGGTTTGATTTCTACAGAAGAAATGGCGAAAGAAATCGATGCTGGTATTTCAAAATAA
- a CDS encoding GNAT family N-acetyltransferase → MLIHLNQADELAAGAIHKLQKLSYQVEADLIEYDDLPPLKESLFHIQNSCEVFIGWKVNKELVGVLSYEETENILLISRLIVHPAYFQQGVASRLLSSLLEKRGKPVHVCTAAKNTPAVRLYQKWGFEITKTFTPAGGPVLVQLEIK, encoded by the coding sequence ATGCTTATCCATTTAAATCAAGCAGATGAATTAGCTGCAGGAGCTATTCATAAATTACAAAAGCTTTCCTATCAAGTGGAGGCTGATCTTATTGAATATGATGATCTGCCTCCATTAAAGGAGAGCCTCTTTCATATTCAGAACAGCTGTGAAGTGTTTATCGGCTGGAAGGTTAATAAAGAATTGGTTGGTGTTCTTTCTTACGAGGAAACAGAGAATATCCTTCTCATCAGCAGACTCATTGTTCACCCTGCCTATTTTCAGCAAGGCGTAGCTTCAAGACTTCTAAGCAGCCTGTTGGAAAAACGGGGGAAACCAGTTCATGTATGCACTGCTGCGAAGAATACGCCAGCAGTCCGGCTTTACCAAAAATGGGGTTTTGAAATAACGAAGACATTTACACCTGCAGGCGGCCCTGTTCTCGTCCAGCTTGAGATAAAATAA
- the qoxD gene encoding cytochrome aa3 quinol oxidase subunit IV: protein MAKHNSSFPTGHVAGFIVSILLTFATVGAVRYTDLPFVTIMWIIGSLAVIQALLQLFMFMHLTEGEGKMQMINIIYAFFCAIVVAAGTIWVMTSGHVHY, encoded by the coding sequence ATGGCGAAACATAATAGCAGTTTTCCGACAGGTCACGTAGCAGGATTTATCGTATCTATATTGCTGACTTTTGCAACAGTAGGTGCTGTAAGATATACAGATCTGCCTTTCGTGACAATCATGTGGATTATTGGTTCTTTAGCAGTTATCCAAGCACTTCTTCAGCTTTTCATGTTCATGCATTTAACTGAAGGTGAAGGCAAAATGCAAATGATTAATATCATTTATGCATTCTTCTGTGCGATTGTTGTTGCAGCAGGAACTATTTGGGTAATGACATCAGGACATGTTCATTACTAA
- a CDS encoding ROK family protein yields the protein MKLFGAVEAGGTKFVCAAGTETGEIKERISIPTTTPEETMPEVIAFFKKHKVEAIGIGSFGPIDVDNNSPTYGNITTTPKLAWRDYPLLNALKKEFSIPMGFNTDVNIAALGEAVLGAAKGLDSCLYITVGTGIGAGAIVQGELLQGLTHPEMGHILVRRHPEDNYKGRCPYHGDCLEGLAAGPAIEERWGKKAIELSDNNKVWEIEGYYIAQALMQYILILSPKKIILGGGVMNQEHVLSHINRNLKELLNGYIEFPQVSSDIDNYIVRPGLGDNAGITGGILLASRVWKESINK from the coding sequence ATGAAATTATTCGGTGCAGTGGAGGCTGGCGGAACAAAATTTGTATGTGCGGCGGGAACGGAAACAGGAGAAATTAAGGAACGTATCTCAATACCTACTACTACTCCAGAAGAAACGATGCCAGAGGTAATTGCTTTTTTTAAAAAGCATAAAGTGGAAGCAATCGGCATCGGCTCTTTCGGACCAATTGATGTAGATAATAATAGTCCGACATATGGCAACATCACGACAACTCCTAAGCTTGCTTGGAGAGATTACCCATTACTAAATGCGCTTAAGAAGGAATTTTCCATTCCAATGGGCTTCAATACGGATGTAAACATTGCAGCCTTAGGAGAAGCAGTTCTTGGAGCAGCTAAGGGACTTGACAGCTGTCTCTATATAACTGTAGGAACCGGAATAGGTGCAGGAGCAATAGTTCAAGGAGAGCTACTCCAAGGTTTAACACATCCTGAAATGGGTCACATCCTAGTGAGGAGACATCCTGAAGATAACTATAAGGGAAGATGTCCTTATCATGGAGATTGCCTTGAAGGATTAGCTGCAGGACCTGCTATTGAAGAAAGATGGGGCAAAAAAGCAATAGAATTAAGCGATAATAACAAGGTCTGGGAAATAGAAGGATATTATATTGCTCAAGCACTTATGCAATATATATTAATACTGTCACCGAAAAAAATCATCCTCGGTGGCGGGGTTATGAACCAGGAGCATGTTTTGTCACATATTAACCGCAATCTCAAGGAGCTTTTGAATGGCTATATCGAATTTCCCCAAGTCTCCTCAGATATAGACAATTATATTGTGAGACCGGGCCTTGGCGACAATGCAGGTATAACAGGCGGAATACTGCTGGCAAGCCGTGTATGGAAAGAAAGCATAAATAAATAA
- a CDS encoding response regulator transcription factor, translating to MKVLVVEDNIGVCSMLEMFFGKEGFNGVFLHDGLEGYKHFINNEYDMVILDWMLPGMDGITVCRKIREVDQNVPIIMLTAKDTESDQVLGLEMGADDYVTKPFSPLALTARMKAIIRRQVKDKNSLEEALETSIIKINKETREVYISDKLIPNLTPKEFDLLSFFAQHPKQVFSRDQILEQVWGFQFYGDDRTVDVHIKRLRRKIGRDNQPFFHTVWGVGYKYDETVVMNEN from the coding sequence ATGAAAGTTTTAGTTGTAGAAGATAATATTGGTGTTTGCTCTATGTTAGAGATGTTTTTTGGGAAAGAAGGATTCAATGGAGTATTTCTTCATGATGGATTAGAAGGATATAAACATTTTATAAATAATGAATATGATATGGTTATTTTGGATTGGATGCTGCCGGGAATGGACGGAATAACAGTTTGTCGGAAAATTAGAGAAGTGGACCAAAATGTGCCGATTATAATGTTAACAGCAAAGGATACAGAATCTGATCAAGTTCTTGGTCTTGAGATGGGCGCTGACGATTATGTCACTAAGCCGTTCAGTCCGTTGGCGCTGACTGCGAGAATGAAAGCAATAATCAGAAGACAGGTAAAGGATAAAAATAGTTTGGAAGAAGCGTTAGAAACGAGTATCATTAAGATTAATAAGGAAACACGGGAAGTATATATTTCAGACAAGCTTATTCCTAATCTTACTCCTAAAGAGTTTGACCTTCTATCGTTTTTTGCACAGCATCCAAAACAAGTGTTTTCAAGGGATCAAATCCTTGAACAAGTGTGGGGCTTTCAATTTTACGGAGATGATCGTACAGTAGATGTTCATATTAAAAGGCTGAGACGGAAAATCGGCCGTGATAATCAGCCATTCTTTCACACTGTGTGGGGAGTAGGCTATAAATACGATGAAACGGTGGTAATGAATGAGAATTAA
- the qoxC gene encoding cytochrome aa3 quinol oxidase subunit III, whose amino-acid sequence MMAKVDTSLPLEYQTEQNRLNIFGFWIFLGAEIVLFASLFAAHGSLYNAFADGPTPKDLFILKDVMIETLLLLTSSFTCGIAIWYMRRNNLKGLLTWLVITLLLGAGFVFFEVTEFIHYVHEGAKMQTSAYFSSFFVLLGTHGLHVSIGIGWAIAVIIQLVKRGLTPTTARKTFIISLYWHFLDVVWIFIFTFVYLARMV is encoded by the coding sequence ATAATGGCTAAAGTAGATACTTCTTTACCGTTGGAGTACCAAACGGAACAGAACCGTCTGAACATTTTCGGTTTCTGGATTTTCTTGGGTGCTGAAATAGTCTTATTTGCATCATTGTTCGCCGCACATGGCTCTCTATACAATGCATTCGCAGATGGACCTACTCCTAAAGATTTATTTATACTAAAAGACGTTATGATTGAAACATTGCTGCTGTTAACAAGTAGTTTCACATGCGGTATTGCTATCTGGTATATGCGCCGCAACAACTTGAAAGGCTTGTTAACATGGCTTGTTATTACATTGTTACTTGGTGCTGGTTTCGTATTCTTCGAGGTGACTGAGTTCATCCATTATGTTCATGAAGGTGCGAAAATGCAGACAAGCGCATATTTCTCAAGCTTCTTTGTACTGTTAGGAACACACGGACTTCACGTTTCTATCGGTATCGGCTGGGCAATTGCAGTTATTATTCAATTAGTTAAACGTGGATTGACACCTACGACTGCGCGTAAAACGTTTATTATCAGCTTATATTGGCACTTTTTAGACGTTGTGTGGATCTTTATCTTCACATTCGTTTATCTAGCAAGGATGGTGTAA
- a CDS encoding Gfo/Idh/MocA family oxidoreductase: MSIRFGIIGTNWITESFIQAASMVEEFTLAAVYSRSKEKGEAFAQKYNAEHIFTSLTEMAESDQVDAVYIASPNSLHAEQSILFLKNKKHVLTEKAFASNVKEAEIMISVAKENNVLLMEALKTTMLPNFKVIQENIHKIGKVRRAFASYCQYSSRYDAYKEGNILNAFKPEFSNGALMDIGVYCIYPMVALFGKPQSVKASSYLLESGVDGEGSIIMTYKDMDIVLMYSKITNSLIPSEIQGEDGNILIDQMNTPQKIEIAFRNGEREDVSVQQKEEAMYYEAKEFIDTILAGKTESSINSLDLSLAVMEVMEEVRKQTGIVFPADKK, translated from the coding sequence ATGAGTATTCGATTTGGAATTATAGGAACAAACTGGATTACAGAATCATTTATTCAAGCAGCAAGTATGGTGGAGGAGTTCACTTTAGCTGCTGTGTATTCACGTTCAAAAGAAAAAGGTGAAGCATTTGCGCAAAAGTATAATGCAGAACATATATTCACAAGTCTGACTGAGATGGCAGAAAGTGATCAAGTCGATGCCGTATATATTGCAAGCCCCAACTCATTGCATGCGGAGCAGTCCATCCTTTTTTTAAAGAATAAAAAGCATGTTTTAACAGAAAAAGCATTCGCTTCGAATGTTAAGGAAGCGGAAATAATGATATCGGTTGCAAAAGAAAACAATGTGCTGCTGATGGAAGCTTTAAAGACAACCATGCTGCCTAATTTCAAGGTAATTCAAGAAAATATACATAAAATAGGGAAAGTTAGACGTGCTTTCGCAAGCTATTGTCAGTATTCTTCCCGCTATGACGCATACAAAGAAGGGAATATTCTTAATGCTTTCAAGCCGGAATTCTCTAATGGAGCATTAATGGATATCGGCGTGTACTGCATTTACCCAATGGTAGCCTTATTTGGAAAGCCTCAGTCTGTCAAAGCATCAAGCTATCTGCTTGAGAGCGGTGTCGATGGAGAAGGAAGCATCATTATGACCTATAAGGATATGGATATTGTGCTAATGTACTCTAAGATCACAAACTCCCTTATCCCATCAGAAATCCAAGGTGAGGATGGCAATATCTTAATAGATCAAATGAATACACCGCAAAAGATAGAGATAGCGTTCCGCAACGGGGAAAGAGAAGATGTTTCTGTTCAGCAAAAGGAAGAAGCTATGTATTACGAAGCGAAGGAGTTTATTGATACTATCCTTGCAGGGAAGACAGAATCGTCCATAAATTCCCTTGATTTATCCTTAGCTGTAATGGAAGTAATGGAAGAAGTAAGAAAACAAACAGGAATTGTGTTTCCTGCAGATAAAAAGTAA
- a CDS encoding ABC transporter ATP-binding protein yields MVEVKNVSKQYNGKSVLENVSLSIEKGKITSFIGPNGAGKSTLLSIISRLIKADNGEVLIDGQDVSTTKSNILAKKISILKQSNHINIRLTVKELVSFGRFPYSQGRLTKEDETAVAEAISYMELDEIQHKYLDQLSGGQKQRAYIAMVIAQDTEYILLDEPLNNLDMKHSVQIMKVLRRLVNELGKTVVIVIHDINFASVYSDNIVALKNGKLVNNGPADSIINQAVLKDIYEMDMQIEEINDHKICVYFA; encoded by the coding sequence ATGGTAGAGGTCAAGAATGTCAGTAAACAATACAATGGAAAAAGCGTCCTTGAAAATGTGTCTCTTTCCATCGAAAAAGGAAAGATTACTTCCTTTATCGGCCCGAACGGTGCCGGGAAAAGCACATTGTTATCCATCATCAGCAGGCTGATTAAAGCTGACAACGGTGAAGTCCTGATTGATGGGCAAGATGTCTCCACTACAAAAAGCAATATTCTGGCAAAAAAGATTTCCATCCTCAAGCAGAGCAATCATATTAATATACGATTGACTGTTAAGGAACTAGTAAGTTTCGGAAGGTTTCCTTATTCACAAGGAAGACTGACGAAAGAGGATGAAACAGCCGTGGCAGAAGCAATTTCGTATATGGAGCTTGATGAAATTCAGCATAAATATTTGGATCAATTGAGCGGCGGTCAGAAACAGCGAGCATATATTGCGATGGTTATTGCACAGGATACAGAATACATCTTGCTCGATGAGCCGCTGAACAATCTGGATATGAAGCATTCTGTGCAAATCATGAAGGTTCTTAGAAGGCTTGTAAATGAGCTGGGGAAAACAGTTGTCATTGTAATTCATGATATTAATTTTGCCTCTGTTTATTCTGACAATATAGTGGCATTAAAGAATGGCAAACTAGTTAATAATGGTCCAGCAGACAGTATTATCAATCAAGCTGTTCTAAAGGATATCTATGAAATGGATATGCAGATTGAGGAGATTAACGATCATAAAATCTGTGTCTATTTCGCTTAA
- a CDS encoding ABC transporter permease: protein MKIRYLAIMLIVLSIASLFIGVIDINPLSIFKLTEDQKEILLISRFPRLISIIIAGVSLSVCGLIMQQITRNKFVSPTTAGTMDWARFGILIALMMFTTATPIVKMLVAFVFALLGTFLFMQILNRIKFKDAIFIPLVGLMLGNIISSITTFFSMKNDLVQNMSSWLQGDFSLIMEGRYELLYISIPVVIIAYLYANKFTIAGMGEEFSTNLGLNHKRVVNIGLIIVALVSSVVLLTVGMIPFLGLIIPNIVSLYRGDNLKNSLTHTALLGANFVLICDILGRIIIYPYEISIGVMVGVIGSAIFLYLLIRRRTYESA, encoded by the coding sequence ATGAAGATAAGATATTTAGCCATCATGTTAATAGTGTTGTCAATCGCCTCCTTGTTTATAGGAGTTATTGATATTAATCCTTTGAGCATCTTTAAGCTGACAGAGGATCAAAAAGAAATATTATTAATCAGCAGGTTCCCCCGATTAATAAGCATTATTATTGCAGGTGTAAGCCTTAGCGTTTGCGGACTAATTATGCAGCAAATTACCAGAAATAAATTTGTGTCTCCAACAACAGCAGGCACGATGGACTGGGCAAGATTTGGCATTCTTATTGCGCTCATGATGTTCACAACTGCAACTCCGATTGTTAAAATGCTTGTTGCCTTCGTTTTTGCATTGCTTGGTACATTCCTGTTTATGCAAATACTGAATCGAATCAAATTTAAGGATGCCATTTTCATCCCGCTTGTCGGCTTGATGCTTGGAAACATCATCAGCTCCATTACAACATTCTTTTCTATGAAGAATGATCTTGTACAAAACATGTCATCATGGCTCCAAGGTGATTTTTCACTGATCATGGAAGGAAGATATGAGCTCCTGTACATAAGCATTCCTGTCGTCATTATCGCATATCTATATGCGAACAAATTCACAATCGCCGGCATGGGTGAAGAGTTCTCCACGAACTTAGGTCTTAACCATAAAAGAGTGGTAAATATTGGGTTGATTATTGTTGCCCTTGTTTCATCAGTTGTACTGCTCACGGTCGGTATGATTCCATTTTTAGGGCTTATCATTCCTAATATAGTCTCTCTCTACAGAGGAGATAACTTGAAGAACAGCTTAACGCACACAGCATTACTTGGTGCAAACTTTGTGCTGATATGCGATATCCTTGGACGGATAATCATTTATCCTTATGAAATCTCGATAGGTGTAATGGTTGGCGTTATCGGGAGTGCCATATTCCTTTATTTATTGATAAGGAGAAGAACGTATGAATCAGCCTAA
- the qoxB gene encoding cytochrome aa3 quinol oxidase subunit I → MDIKWNEILVQGDPLILGSQIGIALTMIGAVVLITYLKKWRYLWDEWITTVDHKRIGIMYIIVAVLMFFRGGIDGLMMKTQTAAPDMKFLDAQHYDEVFTTHGVIMILFMAMPALIGLMNVVIPLQIGARDVAFPQLNALSFWLTFAGAMLFNISFVVGGSPDAGWTSYFPLAGKEFTPGVGNNYYAIALQIAGAGTLMTGINFVVTILKMRTKGMTLMKMPMFTWTALLTNVLIIFAFPILTVALALMTFDRMFGTHFFTVSGGGNAMLWNNLFWLWGHPEVYIVVLPAFGMFSEIISTFSRKTLYGYKSMIISIVGIAILSFVVWVHHFYTMGSGPVVNSVFSITTMLIAVPTGVKIFNWLFTMRKGRIQFTTAMLWSLAFIPTFTIGGVTGVMLAMAAADYQYHNTLFLVAHFHYVLIPGVVYAVFAGFYYWWPKMFGHALNERLGKWHFWLFNIGFNVTFMPMFFLGLKGAVRRSYTFSAESGFAPLFAVSAVGSLILAAGFAVLVYNIYWSARYAKRNISTDPWDARTLEWHTASPVQFYNFAQLPEVKTLDAFWHMKKKDKDALVLKEDELEEIHMPSNSGLPFIMCVIFGAAGFFMVFEWIPLAAIAAAFIFVGLLVRSFDYDEGYHVKVDEVKKIERAWRGEK, encoded by the coding sequence ATGGACATTAAATGGAATGAAATCCTTGTACAAGGAGATCCGTTGATCCTCGGTTCCCAAATCGGTATCGCATTGACGATGATTGGTGCTGTTGTTCTAATCACGTACTTGAAAAAATGGCGTTACCTTTGGGATGAGTGGATCACAACTGTCGATCATAAACGTATTGGTATAATGTACATCATTGTTGCGGTATTGATGTTCTTCCGCGGCGGTATTGATGGATTAATGATGAAAACACAAACAGCGGCACCAGACATGAAGTTCCTGGATGCACAGCACTATGATGAAGTATTTACAACACATGGTGTTATCATGATCTTGTTCATGGCGATGCCTGCTTTAATTGGTCTTATGAACGTTGTTATTCCGTTGCAAATCGGAGCGCGTGACGTTGCATTCCCGCAGCTGAACGCATTAAGCTTCTGGCTGACTTTCGCTGGAGCAATGCTTTTCAATATTTCTTTCGTAGTCGGTGGTTCACCAGATGCTGGTTGGACATCGTACTTCCCGCTTGCAGGTAAGGAGTTCACACCTGGGGTAGGTAACAACTATTACGCAATTGCCTTGCAGATTGCCGGGGCAGGTACATTGATGACAGGTATTAACTTTGTTGTCACAATCCTGAAAATGCGTACTAAAGGCATGACATTAATGAAAATGCCTATGTTTACATGGACTGCGTTATTGACAAACGTCCTAATCATTTTTGCATTCCCAATCCTTACAGTTGCATTAGCATTGATGACATTTGACCGTATGTTCGGTACACATTTCTTCACTGTTTCTGGCGGAGGAAATGCAATGCTTTGGAACAACTTATTCTGGCTATGGGGACATCCAGAAGTATATATTGTTGTCCTGCCGGCTTTCGGTATGTTCTCAGAAATTATTTCTACGTTCTCAAGAAAAACATTATATGGTTATAAATCTATGATTATTTCCATTGTTGGTATTGCGATTTTGAGTTTCGTTGTTTGGGTTCACCATTTCTACACAATGGGATCTGGACCTGTCGTTAACTCCGTATTCTCTATTACAACAATGCTGATTGCGGTTCCGACCGGGGTTAAGATTTTCAACTGGTTGTTTACCATGAGAAAAGGTCGTATCCAATTTACGACTGCAATGCTATGGTCACTTGCATTTATTCCAACCTTCACTATCGGTGGGGTAACAGGGGTTATGCTTGCAATGGCTGCAGCTGACTATCAATACCATAATACGTTATTCCTAGTGGCTCACTTCCATTATGTGTTGATTCCTGGGGTAGTATACGCAGTATTTGCTGGATTCTATTACTGGTGGCCAAAGATGTTCGGTCATGCATTGAACGAACGTCTTGGAAAATGGCATTTCTGGTTATTTAATATCGGTTTCAACGTAACATTCATGCCAATGTTCTTCCTTGGCCTTAAAGGTGCAGTTAGACGTTCTTACACGTTCTCTGCAGAATCAGGATTTGCACCGTTATTCGCAGTTTCAGCAGTAGGATCATTGATTCTAGCAGCTGGTTTCGCAGTATTAGTGTACAACATCTACTGGAGTGCACGTTATGCAAAACGCAATATCTCTACAGATCCATGGGATGCAAGAACATTAGAATGGCATACAGCTTCACCTGTACAGTTCTATAACTTTGCTCAACTGCCTGAAGTTAAAACATTAGATGCTTTCTGGCACATGAAGAAAAAAGATAAAGATGCGTTAGTTCTAAAAGAAGACGAGTTAGAAGAAATTCATATGCCAAGCAATTCAGGGCTTCCATTCATTATGTGTGTAATCTTTGGAGCTGCCGGATTCTTCATGGTATTTGAGTGGATTCCTCTAGCAGCAATTGCAGCTGCCTTTATATTCGTAGGCTTGCTTGTACGTTCCTTCGATTACGATGAAGGTTACCACGTAAAAGTCGACGAAGTTAAGAAAATTGAGCGTGCATGGAGGGGTGAAAAATAA
- a CDS encoding iron chelate uptake ABC transporter family permease subunit yields MNQPKRKLLLLAIIAVLLIAVFMLIKVSSVNWEYVIPRRAIKILAICLTGGCIAFSSMVFQTITNNRILTPSILGLDSLYLFIQTFVVFFFGSQSLTMLNSNVNFLLSVGLMILFSVALYYLFFRKGSQNILLLLLIGIILGSFFSSLSSFMQMLIDPNEFLIVQDKMFASFNSVNTDILTICIVIIAVIAIYVSRYSKFFDVMSLGKEQAINLGIDYDRVVRNMLVVVAILVSVSTALVGPITFLGLLVVNLAREFLRTYKHSQLIAGSILLSIIALVGGLLIVERVFTFSTTISVIINFVGGIYFIYLLLKERRAW; encoded by the coding sequence ATGAATCAGCCTAAGAGAAAACTTTTACTTCTAGCGATAATAGCCGTTCTGCTTATTGCAGTATTCATGCTGATAAAGGTGAGCAGTGTGAATTGGGAATATGTTATACCAAGAAGAGCAATCAAAATATTAGCAATATGCCTGACAGGCGGATGTATCGCATTTTCATCCATGGTTTTCCAGACCATCACTAATAACCGAATCCTAACACCGAGTATTCTAGGTCTAGATTCTTTGTATTTATTTATCCAAACGTTTGTAGTTTTCTTTTTCGGTTCACAGAGCTTAACGATGTTGAACAGTAATGTTAACTTTCTGTTATCAGTCGGGCTGATGATTCTTTTCTCAGTTGCCCTTTACTACTTGTTCTTCCGAAAAGGAAGTCAGAATATCCTGCTGCTTCTCCTGATTGGGATTATTCTTGGCAGCTTCTTCTCAAGTCTGTCATCTTTTATGCAGATGCTGATAGATCCTAATGAGTTTTTGATTGTTCAAGACAAAATGTTTGCTAGCTTTAATAGTGTAAATACGGATATTTTGACAATATGTATTGTGATAATTGCAGTGATTGCTATTTACGTGTCACGCTACAGCAAGTTTTTCGATGTAATGTCACTTGGAAAAGAGCAGGCAATCAATCTGGGAATTGATTATGATCGTGTTGTAAGAAATATGCTCGTTGTAGTTGCAATTCTGGTCAGTGTATCAACTGCTCTTGTCGGACCAATCACCTTCCTTGGATTGCTCGTCGTGAATCTTGCAAGAGAATTCCTTAGAACGTATAAACACAGCCAACTCATTGCAGGTTCCATCTTGTTAAGCATCATAGCCCTTGTTGGCGGTTTGCTCATAGTGGAAAGAGTGTTTACATTCTCGACAACAATCAGTGTTATCATCAACTTTGTCGGCGGAATTTATTTCATCTATTTATTGTTAAAGGAGAGAAGAGCATGGTAG